In Methanothermus fervidus DSM 2088, a single genomic region encodes these proteins:
- a CDS encoding adenosylcobyric acid synthase (glutamine-hydrolysing) (COGs: COG1492 Cobyric acid synthase~InterPro IPR017929: IPR004459: IPR002586: IPR011698~KEGG: mth:MTH787 cobyric acid synthase~PFAM: CobB/CobQ domain protein glutamine amidotransferase; Cobyrinic acid ac-diamide synthase~SPTR: O26880 Probable cobyric acid synthase~TIGRFAM: cobyric acid synthase CobQ~PFAM: CobQ/CobB/MinD/ParA nucleotide binding domain; CobB/CobQ-like glutamine amidotransferase domain~TIGRFAM: cobyric acid synthase CobQ) yields MANNLAKCLMVQGTSSNAGKSVLVAALCRIFARKGYSVAPFKSQNMSLNSYATEENSEIAMAQALQAEAAGVKPSHHMNPILLKPKGGFISQVIVHGKPVGDMSFDEYQKKFRKKALEAIKESLTYLRKRHDIIIIEGAGSPAEINIQKYDLANMKVAQLADSNVILVADIDRGGVFASIAGTFLLLNKEDRKRIKGIIINKFRGNLDILKPGIKKIEKIVKTPVIGVLPYSEDLRLPEEDSASLAERKYKKKGKIKIGVIHLPKISNFTDVDPLESEPDVSLKFIGLDDSLDKLDAVILPGTRNTAKDLIKIREHGLDEEIIEFSKDSIVFGICGGFQMLGTKIIDKYHKESKFEEVEGLGLLDCKTKFSISSKIISQSKGIVLGGGIFKNMENVVVEGYELHEGTTILKNVRPFIKIIKGHGNLLHGKYDGAVNENVAGTYFHGIFHNPEFRTQFVNILRKKKGLKTNNHMKDYYKQNKKYSLDKLADIVLKHVDINKIEEMLGL; encoded by the coding sequence ATGGCCAATAACCTTGCAAAGTGTTTAATGGTACAAGGCACATCATCAAATGCTGGAAAGAGCGTATTAGTTGCTGCATTATGTAGAATATTTGCAAGAAAAGGATATAGTGTTGCACCTTTTAAATCACAAAATATGTCACTCAATTCATATGCAACTGAAGAAAATTCAGAGATAGCAATGGCTCAAGCATTGCAAGCTGAAGCTGCCGGTGTGAAACCATCACATCATATGAATCCTATACTTTTAAAACCAAAAGGAGGGTTTATTTCACAAGTTATAGTGCATGGAAAACCTGTTGGAGATATGAGTTTTGATGAATACCAAAAAAAATTTCGAAAGAAAGCATTAGAGGCAATTAAAGAATCTTTGACATATCTAAGAAAACGTCATGACATAATAATAATAGAAGGAGCAGGTTCACCAGCTGAAATAAATATCCAAAAATATGATTTGGCAAACATGAAAGTTGCACAATTAGCAGACTCAAATGTTATTCTTGTGGCAGATATAGATAGGGGCGGAGTTTTTGCATCAATTGCAGGAACTTTTTTATTGCTGAATAAAGAAGATAGAAAAAGAATTAAAGGAATAATAATCAATAAATTTAGAGGGAATTTAGATATTTTAAAACCCGGAATAAAAAAAATTGAAAAAATTGTTAAAACACCAGTAATAGGAGTATTACCTTATAGTGAAGATTTGAGGTTACCTGAAGAAGATTCAGCATCCTTGGCTGAAAGAAAATATAAAAAGAAAGGTAAAATAAAAATAGGAGTCATTCATTTACCAAAGATATCTAATTTTACTGATGTAGATCCATTAGAATCAGAACCAGACGTTAGTTTAAAATTTATAGGTTTAGATGATTCTTTAGATAAATTAGATGCAGTGATATTACCTGGTACTAGAAACACTGCTAAAGATTTAATTAAAATTAGAGAACATGGATTGGATGAAGAAATTATAGAATTTTCTAAAGATTCTATAGTATTTGGAATTTGTGGCGGATTTCAAATGTTGGGTACAAAAATAATAGATAAATATCATAAGGAATCTAAATTTGAAGAGGTGGAAGGACTTGGACTCCTTGACTGTAAAACAAAATTTTCAATATCATCTAAAATAATATCTCAGAGCAAAGGTATAGTCCTTGGCGGTGGAATATTTAAAAATATGGAAAATGTCGTTGTTGAGGGTTATGAACTTCATGAGGGCACAACAATATTAAAAAATGTTAGGCCTTTTATCAAAATAATTAAAGGTCATGGAAATTTATTACATGGTAAATATGATGGTGCAGTTAATGAAAATGTAGCAGGTACATATTTTCATGGTATATTCCACAACCCGGAGTTTAGGACACAATTTGTAAATATATTGAGGAAAAAGAAAGGTTTAAAAACAAACAATCACATGAAAGATTACTACAAACAAAATAAAAAATATTCTCTAGATAAATTAGCAGATATTGTCCTTAAGCATGTAGATATTAATAAAATAGAAGAGATGTTAGGGTTGTAA
- a CDS encoding AMP-dependent synthetase and ligase (COGs: COG0365 Acyl-coenzyme A synthetase/AMP-(fatty) acid ligase~InterPro IPR020845: IPR000873~KEGG: mba:Mbar_A2172 AMP-binding protein~PFAM: AMP-dependent synthetase and ligase~SPTR: Q0PVA7 Acetyl-CoA synthetase related protein~PFAM: AMP-binding enzyme), whose product MASLLNEFVNRVNFESYEDFKKNFKIIVPDNFNFAYDVVDRYAEEVPGKRALVWCDDNGNEKILNFADMKLQSDKVANFLRNLGVKKGDKVMLTLKGRYEFWFSLLALHKIGAIAVPATHMLREKDIVYRIKKAGIDTVISVDDKDLIESYESAEKKLGVELKKIIVGNERDGWLNFREEVKKTPSNFKKPEGDKYPSGNDISLIYFSSGTTGMPKMIQHDFNYPLAHIITAKYWQNVREGGLHYTLSDTGWAKSVWGQIYGQWIAGSAVFVYDFDRFDPHKVLKKIEKYKINTFCAPPTVYRFFIKQDLSKYDLSSIEHAVTAGEPLNPEVFKKFYEETGIKIMEGFGQTECTLCIANFIWMEPKPGSMGKPSPLYDVKVVDKEGNEVDIGEEGEIAIDTSDGRPLGLFLGYYKDPEKTKKAWHNDLYHTGDTAWVDEDGYFWFVGRNDDVINSSGYRIGPFEVESAIISHPAVLECAVTGYPDPIRGQVVKATIVLTDGYEPSEKLKKEIQEHVKKVTAPYKYPRIIEFVDELPKTISGKIKRAEIRKRDEMRYKKEQQKKL is encoded by the coding sequence ATGGCATCTTTACTCAATGAATTTGTAAATAGAGTAAATTTTGAATCTTACGAAGATTTCAAGAAAAATTTTAAAATAATAGTTCCAGATAATTTCAATTTTGCATATGACGTAGTTGACAGATATGCTGAGGAAGTACCTGGAAAAAGGGCTCTTGTATGGTGCGATGACAACGGGAATGAAAAGATATTAAATTTTGCGGATATGAAATTACAATCAGACAAAGTTGCTAACTTTTTACGAAATTTAGGTGTGAAAAAAGGCGATAAAGTAATGCTAACTCTTAAAGGAAGATATGAATTTTGGTTTTCATTGTTAGCCTTACATAAAATAGGAGCTATAGCTGTACCTGCTACCCATATGCTCAGAGAAAAGGATATAGTATATCGTATAAAAAAAGCAGGTATAGACACAGTTATCTCTGTAGATGATAAAGACTTAATTGAGTCTTATGAAAGCGCTGAAAAAAAATTAGGTGTAGAACTCAAGAAAATTATAGTAGGAAATGAAAGAGATGGATGGTTAAACTTCAGGGAAGAAGTTAAGAAAACACCTTCAAACTTTAAAAAACCAGAAGGTGACAAGTATCCTTCAGGGAATGACATATCTCTTATCTATTTTTCTTCGGGTACTACTGGAATGCCAAAGATGATCCAACATGATTTCAACTATCCACTTGCACATATAATAACAGCAAAATATTGGCAAAATGTTCGTGAAGGTGGATTACATTATACATTGTCAGACACAGGTTGGGCAAAATCTGTCTGGGGACAAATATATGGTCAATGGATAGCCGGAAGTGCAGTATTTGTTTATGATTTTGATAGGTTTGATCCCCACAAAGTATTGAAGAAAATTGAAAAATATAAAATTAATACTTTTTGTGCACCTCCTACAGTATATAGATTCTTCATAAAGCAAGATTTATCCAAATATGATTTATCCAGTATAGAACATGCTGTAACTGCTGGTGAGCCTTTAAACCCAGAAGTATTTAAAAAATTTTATGAAGAGACTGGAATTAAAATCATGGAAGGGTTTGGACAGACAGAATGTACTTTATGTATAGCCAACTTCATTTGGATGGAACCAAAACCAGGATCTATGGGTAAGCCATCGCCACTTTACGATGTAAAAGTTGTTGACAAAGAAGGCAATGAAGTAGACATTGGAGAAGAAGGAGAAATAGCAATTGATACTTCTGATGGTAGGCCTTTAGGACTATTTCTAGGCTATTATAAAGATCCTGAAAAAACAAAAAAAGCATGGCATAATGATTTGTATCACACAGGAGATACAGCATGGGTAGATGAAGATGGATACTTTTGGTTTGTTGGAAGAAACGATGACGTAATAAATAGTTCAGGATATCGTATAGGTCCGTTTGAAGTAGAAAGTGCTATTATTTCACATCCTGCAGTTCTTGAATGTGCAGTGACTGGTTATCCAGATCCAATTAGAGGTCAGGTTGTAAAAGCAACTATAGTATTAACTGATGGATATGAACCATCTGAAAAACTAAAAAAGGAAATTCAAGAACATGTAAAGAAAGTTACAGCGCCATATAAATATCCAAGAATAATTGAGTTTGTCGATGAATTACCAAAGACTATTAGTGGTAAAATCAAGAGGGCCGAAATAAGGAAAAGAGACGAGATGAGATATAAAAAAGAACAACAAAAGAAATTATGA
- a CDS encoding transcriptional regulator (InterPro IPR001387: IPR011051: IPR013096: IPR014710~KEGG: mth:MTH700 hypothetical protein~PFAM: Cupin 2 conserved barrel domain protein; helix-turn-helix domain protein~SMART: helix-turn-helix domain protein~SPTR: O26796 Conserved protein~PFAM: Cupin domain; Helix-turn-helix) gives MHEKSKEIGLRIKELRKLSNISAKEMSKFLGIPVELYKKYENGEEDIPVSLLFEVAQKLNVDMGLLLTGKETRMHIFTVTRKGKGVKVKRREDYEYESLAEKFIHKKAEPFIVTVKPGKGKPKMNSHPGQEFDYVLKGTLKVYIHNHEIILNEGDSIFFDSSYKHAMEAVGDKEAKFLAIIM, from the coding sequence TTGCATGAGAAAAGTAAGGAAATAGGGCTTAGGATAAAGGAATTAAGGAAATTATCAAACATTAGCGCAAAAGAAATGTCTAAATTTCTTGGCATACCTGTAGAATTATATAAAAAATATGAAAATGGAGAAGAAGACATTCCTGTAAGTTTACTTTTTGAAGTTGCACAAAAATTAAATGTAGATATGGGATTACTACTGACAGGTAAAGAAACAAGAATGCATATTTTTACAGTGACAAGAAAAGGTAAAGGTGTAAAAGTTAAAAGACGGGAAGATTATGAATATGAAAGCCTAGCTGAAAAATTTATCCATAAAAAAGCAGAGCCTTTTATTGTTACAGTTAAACCAGGGAAAGGAAAACCCAAAATGAATAGTCATCCTGGACAGGAATTTGATTATGTATTGAAAGGCACCCTTAAAGTTTATATTCACAATCATGAAATCATTTTAAATGAAGGAGATTCTATATTTTTTGATTCTTCCTACAAACATGCAATGGAAGCAGTTGGTGACAAAGAAGCAAAATTCTTGGCTATAATAATGTAA